One genomic segment of Peromyscus leucopus breed LL Stock chromosome 23, UCI_PerLeu_2.1, whole genome shotgun sequence includes these proteins:
- the Pitpnm2 gene encoding membrane-associated phosphatidylinositol transfer protein 2 isoform X1, with the protein MIIKEYRIPLPMTVEEYRIAQLYMIQKKSRNETHGQGSGVEILENRPYTDGPGGSGQYTHKVYHVGMHIPGWFRSILPKAALRVVEESWNAYPYTRTRFTCPFVEKFSIDIETFYKTDTGENNNVFSLTPVEKNQLITDIIDIVKDPVPPNEYKTEEDPKIFQSVKTRRGPLSDNWIQEYKKRLLPIMCAYKLCKVEFRYWGMQSKIERFIHDTGLRRVMVRAHQQAWCWQDEWYGLSMENIRELEREVQLMLSRKMAQFAEDGGALELCKESTVQEQASGAPCEPSSSNGESRGRGLKKQWSTSSKSSRSSKRGASPSRHSISEWRMQSIARDSDEGSEEEFFDAQEDPYKEEGFPKDITKWNSNDLMDKMENPEPEDQQDGLYHQSDPEFRVASSVEQLNIIEDEVSQPLAAPPSKIHVLLLVLHGGTILDTGAGDPSSKQGDTNTITNVFDTVMRVHYPSALGHLAIRLVPCPPICAEAFALVSNLSPYGHDEGCLSSSQDHIPLAALPLLATSSPQYQEAVATVIQRANLAYGDFIKSQEGVTFSGQVCLIGDCVGGILAFDALCYSGQPVSESQSSSRRGSVVSMQDADLLSPGILVNAAHCSGGGGGGGGGGGGGGSSLESSRHLSRSNIDIPRSNGTEDPRRQLPRKRSDSSTYELDTIQQHQAFLSSLHASVLRNETSSRRSSSSTMLDGAGALGKFDFEIADLFLFGCPLGLVLALRKTVIPSLDVFQLRPACQQVYNLFHPADPSASRLEPLLERRFHTLPPFSIPRYQRYPLGDGCSTLLVETVQRNPELVLEGGPLAPLPHGDSFLETSVPVPALTWQDGPRPSPGCAESDALQTHNTVFQEHAAPSSPGTAPTSRGFRRASEISIASQVSGMAENCTASGIAQKGSSSLSHTPSVRRLSLLALPPPSPTTQGPRARARQVSPNLERFPCLPDLDIGEVAAKWWGQKRIDYALYCPDALTAFPTVALPHLFHASYWESTDVVSFLLRQVMRHDSSSILELDGKEVSVFTPSQPREKWQRKRTHVKLRNVTANHRINDAVANEDGPQIVTGRFMYGPLDMVTLTGEKVDVHIMMQPPSGEWLYLDTLVTNSSGRVSYTIPETHRLGVGVYPVKMVVRGDHTFADSYITVLPKGTEFVVFSIDGSFAASVSIMGSDPKVRAGAVDVVRHWQDLGYLIIYVTGRPDMQKQRVVAWLAQHNFPHGVVSFCDGLVHDPLRHKANFLKLLISELHLRAHAAYGSTKDVAVYSSISLSPMHIYIVGRPTKKLQQQCQFITDGYAAHLAQLKYNHRARPARNTATRMALRKGSFGLPGQGDFLRSRNHLLRTISAQPSGPSHRLDRTQNQMDSEQRGQRSMSVAASCWGRAMTGRLEPGAAAGPK; encoded by the exons AAGAAAAGTCGCAATGAGACCCACGGACAAGGCAGTGGCGTGGAGATCCTGGAGAACCGGCCCTACACGGACGGCCCTGGTGGCTCTGGGCAGTACACCCACAAGGTGTATCATGTGGGCATGCACATCCCTGGCTGGTTCCGCTCCATCTTGCCCAAGGCAGCTTTGCGGGTGGTGGAGGAGTCCTGGAACGCCTACCCCTACACCCGAACCAG GTTCACCTGTCCCTTTGTGGAGAAGTTCTCCATTGACATTGAAACCTTTTATAAGACTGATACTGGGGAAAACAATAATGTGTTCAGTCTGACTCCTGTGGAAAAGAACCAGCTGATAACAG ACATCATCGACATCGTCAAGGATCCTGTACCTCCCAATGAGTATAAGACAGAAGAAGACCCCAAGATATTCCAGTCGGTCAAGACTCGCCGGGGGCCGCTGTCTGACAACTGGATCCAGGAGTACAAGAAGCGGCTCCTCCCCATCATGTGCGCCTACAAGCTCTGCAAGGTGGAGTTCCGTTACTGGGGCATGCAGTCCAAGATTGAGAGATTCATCCATGACACAG GCCTGCGGCGGGTGATGGTGCGGGCTCACCAGCAGGCCTGGTGCTGGCAGGATGAGTGGTATGGGCTGAGCATGGAGAACATCCGAGAACTGGAAAGAGAAGTGCAGCTCATGCTGTCCCGAAAGATGGCCCAGTTTGCGGAGGATGGAGGAGCACTGGAGCTCTGCAAGGAGAGCACTGTTCAGGAGCAGGCATCCGGAGCCCCCTGTGAGCCCAGCAGCAGCAATGGGGAGTCCCGGGGGCGGGGCCTGAAGAAGCAGTggtccacctcctccaagtcctcACGGTCCTCCAAGCGGGGAG CCAGCCCCTCCCGACACAGCATCTCAGAGTGGAGAATGCAGAGCATCGCCAGGGACTCGGATGAGGGCTCAGAAGAAGAGTTCTTTGATGCACAAG agGACCCGTACAAAGAGGAAGGATTCCCCAAGGACATCACGAAGTGGAACTCCAATGACCTCATGGACAAAATGGAGAATCCCGAGCCTGAGGACCAACAGG ATGGTCTGTACCACCAGAGTGACCCCGAGTTCAGGGTGGCCTCCAGTGTGGAGCAGCTGAACATCATCGAG GATGAGGTGAGCCAGCCACTAGCCGCGCCACCCTCCAAGATTCacgtgctgctgctggtgctgcaTGGAGGCACcatcctggacactggagctgGGGACCCCAGCTCCAAGCAGGGCGACACCAATACCATCACCAATGTGTTCGACACCGTCATGCGTGTGCACTACCCCAGTGCTCTAGGCCACCTAGCCATCCGCCTGGTGCCCTGCCCGCCCATCTGTGCGGAAGCCTTCGCCCTTGTCTCCAA cctcagCCCCTACGGCCACGATGAGGGCTGTCTGTCTAGCAGCCAGGACCACATCCCCCTGGCTGCCCTGCCCCTGCTGGCCACCTCTTCACCCCAGTACCAGGAGGCAGTGGCTACAGTGATTCAGAGGGCCAACCTGGCCTATGGAGACTTCATCAAGTCCCAGGAAGGTGTGACCTTCAGTGGACAG GTCTGCCTGATTGGAGATTGTGTTGGGGGCATCCTGGCATTCGATGCCTTATGCTACAGTGGCCAGCCAGTGTCGGAGAGTCAAAGCAGCAGTCGCCGGGGCAGTGTGGTCAGCATGCAG GACGCTGACCTGCTGTCCCCGGGCATCCTGGTGAATGCAGCACACTGCtccggtggcggtggcggtggcggtggcggtggcggtggcggagGCTCCAGCCTGGAGAGCAGTCGGCACCTGAGCCGCAGCAACATTGACATCCCCCGCAGCAATGGCACCGAGGACCCCAGAAGGCAGCTGCCCCGCAAAAGGAGCGATTCCTCCACCTATGAGCTGGACACCATCCAGCAGCACCAGGCCTTTCTGTCCAG CCTCCACGCCAGCGTGCTGAGGAACGAGACCAGCTCGCGCCGCTCAAGCAGTTCCACGATGCTGGACGGTGCCGGAGCCCTGGGCAAGTTCGACTTCGAGATCGCCGACCTCTTCCTCTTCGGGTGCCCACTGGGGCTAGTCTTAGCCTTGAGGAAAACGGTCATCCCCTCCCTGGACG TTTTCCAGCTGCGGCCAGCCTGCCAGCAAGTGTACAACCTCTTCCACCCTGCGGACCCTTCAGCCTCCCGCCTAGAACCGCTGCTGGAGCGGCGCTTCCACACCCTGCCACCCTTCAGCATCCCCCGATACCAGCGCTACCCGCTGGGGGACGGCTGCTCCACACTGCTGG TCGAGACCGTGCAGAGAAACCCAGAGTTGGTCTTGGAGGGCGGCCCCCTGGCCCCTCTCCCCCACGGGGACAGCTTCCTGGAGACCAGTGTCCCCGTTCCCGCGCTCACCTGGCAGGACGGGCCCCGCCCGAGCCCGGGCTGTGCTGAGT cggATGCACTCCAGACCCACAACACAGTCTTCCAAGAGCACGCCGCCCCCTCGTCGCCTGGCACCGCCCCTACCAGCCGTGGTTTCCGCAGAGCCAGTGAGATCAGCATTGCCAGCCAGGTGTCCGGCATGGCCGAGAACTGCACAGCATCCGGCATTGCCCAGA AGGGTTCCTCGTCGCTCAGCCACACCCCCAGCGTCAGGCGCCTATCCTTGCTCGCcctgccccccccatcccctaccACCCAGGGTCCCCGTGCCAGGGCGAGGCAGGTGAGCCCCAACCTGGAGAGGTTCCCCTGCCTCCCTGACTTGGACATCGGAGAAG TCGCCGCCAAGTGGTGGGGCCAGAAGCGGATCGACTACGCCCTGTACTGCCCCGATGCCCTCACGGCCTTCCCCACAGTGGCCCTGCCCCACCTCTTCCACGCCAGCTACTGGGAGTCCACCGACGTAGTCTCCTTTCTGCTGAGACAG GTCATGCGTCACGACAGCTCCAGCATCCTGGAGCTGGACGGCAAGGAGGTGTCGGTGTTCACGCCTTCGCAGCCCAGGGAGAAGTGGCAGCGCAAGAGGACCCACGTGAAGCTGCGG aacgTGACAGCCAACCACCGGATCAATGATGCAGTTGCCAATGAGGACGGCCCACAGATCGTGACGGGCCGGTTCATGTACGGGCCCTTGGACATGGTCACCCTGACTGGGGAGAAG GTGGATGTGCACATCATGATGCAGCCACCCTCAGGTGAGTGGCTGTACCTGGACACCCTGGTGACCAACAGCAGTGGGCGGGTCTCCTACACCATTCCAGAGACACACCGCCTGGGGGTGGGCGTCTACCCCGTCAAGATGGTGGTCAG GGGAGACCACACATTTGCCGACAGCTACATCACCGTGCTGCCCAAGGGCACGGAGTTTGTGGTCTTCAGTATCGATGGCTCCTTTGCCGCCAGTGTGTCCATCATGGGCAGTGACCCCAAGGTGCGCGCCGGGGCGGTGGACGTGGTGCG ACACTGGCAGGACCTGGGCTACCTCATCATCTACGTTACTGGCCGGCCCGACATGCAGAAGCAGCGGGTGGTGGCGTGGCTGGCCCAGCACAACTTCCCTCACGGCGTGGTGTCCTTCTGCGATGGCCTGGTGCACGACCCGCTGCGGCACAAGGCGAACTTCCTGAAGCTGCTCATCTCTGAG CTGCACCTGCGCGCGCATGCGGCCTACGGCTCCACGAAGGACGTGGCCGTCTACAGCTCCATCAGCCTGTCTCCCATGCACATCTACATCGTCGGCCGGCCCACCAAGAAGCTGCAGCAGCAATGCCAG tTCATCACGGATGGCTATGCCGCCCACCTGGCCCAGCTCAAGTACAATCATCGGGCACGTCCAGCCCGAAACACGGCCACGCGCATGGCCCTGCGCAAGGGCAGCTTTGGCCTACCTGGCCAGGGAGACTTCCTGCGCTCCCGGAACCACCTGCTCCGCACCATCTCAGCCCAGCCCAGCGGGCCCAGCCATCGGCTCGATCGGACACAGAACCAGATGGACAGTGAGCAGCGGGGCCAGCGCAGCATGAGTGTGGCGGCCAGCTGCTGGGGCCGGGCCATGACAGGCCGGCTGGAACCAGGGGCAGCCGCAGGACCCAAGTAG
- the Pitpnm2 gene encoding membrane-associated phosphatidylinositol transfer protein 2 isoform X4: MIIKEYRIPLPMTVEEYRIAQLYMIQKKSRNETHGQGSGVEILENRPYTDGPGGSGQYTHKVYHVGMHIPGWFRSILPKAALRVVEESWNAYPYTRTRFTCPFVEKFSIDIETFYKTDTGENNNVFSLTPVEKNQLITDIIDIVKDPVPPNEYKTEEDPKIFQSVKTRRGPLSDNWIQEYKKRLLPIMCAYKLCKVEFRYWGMQSKIERFIHDTGLRRVMVRAHQQAWCWQDEWYGLSMENIRELEREVQLMLSRKMAQFAEDGGALELCKESTVQEQASGAPCEPSSSNGESRGRGLKKQWSTSSKSSRSSKRGASPSRHSISEWRMQSIARDSDEGSEEEFFDAQEDPYKEEGFPKDITKWNSNDLMDKMENPEPEDQQDGLYHQSDPEFRVASSVEQLNIIEDEVSQPLAAPPSKIHVLLLVLHGGTILDTGAGDPSSKQGDTNTITNVFDTVMRVHYPSALGHLAIRLVPCPPICAEAFALVSNLSPYGHDEGCLSSSQDHIPLAALPLLATSSPQYQEAVATVIQRANLAYGDFIKSQEGVTFSGQVCLIGDCVGGILAFDALCYSGQPVSESQSSSRRGSVVSMQDADLLSPGILVNAAHCSGGGGGGGGGGGGGGSSLESSRHLSRSNIDIPRSNGTEDPRRQLPRKRSDSSTYELDTIQQHQAFLSSLHASVLRNETSSRRSSSSTMLDGAGALGKFDFEIADLFLFGCPLGLVLALRKTVIPSLDVFQLRPACQQVYNLFHPADPSASRLEPLLERRFHTLPPFSIPRYQRYPLGDGCSTLLADALQTHNTVFQEHAAPSSPGTAPTSRGFRRASEISIASQVSGMAENCTASGIAQIAAKWWGQKRIDYALYCPDALTAFPTVALPHLFHASYWESTDVVSFLLRQVMRHDSSSILELDGKEVSVFTPSQPREKWQRKRTHVKLRNVTANHRINDAVANEDGPQIVTGRFMYGPLDMVTLTGEKVDVHIMMQPPSGEWLYLDTLVTNSSGRVSYTIPETHRLGVGVYPVKMVVRGDHTFADSYITVLPKGTEFVVFSIDGSFAASVSIMGSDPKVRAGAVDVVRHWQDLGYLIIYVTGRPDMQKQRVVAWLAQHNFPHGVVSFCDGLVHDPLRHKANFLKLLISELHLRAHAAYGSTKDVAVYSSISLSPMHIYIVGRPTKKLQQQCQFITDGYAAHLAQLKYNHRARPARNTATRMALRKGSFGLPGQGDFLRSRNHLLRTISAQPSGPSHRLDRTQNQMDSEQRGQRSMSVAASCWGRAMTGRLEPGAAAGPK; this comes from the exons AAGAAAAGTCGCAATGAGACCCACGGACAAGGCAGTGGCGTGGAGATCCTGGAGAACCGGCCCTACACGGACGGCCCTGGTGGCTCTGGGCAGTACACCCACAAGGTGTATCATGTGGGCATGCACATCCCTGGCTGGTTCCGCTCCATCTTGCCCAAGGCAGCTTTGCGGGTGGTGGAGGAGTCCTGGAACGCCTACCCCTACACCCGAACCAG GTTCACCTGTCCCTTTGTGGAGAAGTTCTCCATTGACATTGAAACCTTTTATAAGACTGATACTGGGGAAAACAATAATGTGTTCAGTCTGACTCCTGTGGAAAAGAACCAGCTGATAACAG ACATCATCGACATCGTCAAGGATCCTGTACCTCCCAATGAGTATAAGACAGAAGAAGACCCCAAGATATTCCAGTCGGTCAAGACTCGCCGGGGGCCGCTGTCTGACAACTGGATCCAGGAGTACAAGAAGCGGCTCCTCCCCATCATGTGCGCCTACAAGCTCTGCAAGGTGGAGTTCCGTTACTGGGGCATGCAGTCCAAGATTGAGAGATTCATCCATGACACAG GCCTGCGGCGGGTGATGGTGCGGGCTCACCAGCAGGCCTGGTGCTGGCAGGATGAGTGGTATGGGCTGAGCATGGAGAACATCCGAGAACTGGAAAGAGAAGTGCAGCTCATGCTGTCCCGAAAGATGGCCCAGTTTGCGGAGGATGGAGGAGCACTGGAGCTCTGCAAGGAGAGCACTGTTCAGGAGCAGGCATCCGGAGCCCCCTGTGAGCCCAGCAGCAGCAATGGGGAGTCCCGGGGGCGGGGCCTGAAGAAGCAGTggtccacctcctccaagtcctcACGGTCCTCCAAGCGGGGAG CCAGCCCCTCCCGACACAGCATCTCAGAGTGGAGAATGCAGAGCATCGCCAGGGACTCGGATGAGGGCTCAGAAGAAGAGTTCTTTGATGCACAAG agGACCCGTACAAAGAGGAAGGATTCCCCAAGGACATCACGAAGTGGAACTCCAATGACCTCATGGACAAAATGGAGAATCCCGAGCCTGAGGACCAACAGG ATGGTCTGTACCACCAGAGTGACCCCGAGTTCAGGGTGGCCTCCAGTGTGGAGCAGCTGAACATCATCGAG GATGAGGTGAGCCAGCCACTAGCCGCGCCACCCTCCAAGATTCacgtgctgctgctggtgctgcaTGGAGGCACcatcctggacactggagctgGGGACCCCAGCTCCAAGCAGGGCGACACCAATACCATCACCAATGTGTTCGACACCGTCATGCGTGTGCACTACCCCAGTGCTCTAGGCCACCTAGCCATCCGCCTGGTGCCCTGCCCGCCCATCTGTGCGGAAGCCTTCGCCCTTGTCTCCAA cctcagCCCCTACGGCCACGATGAGGGCTGTCTGTCTAGCAGCCAGGACCACATCCCCCTGGCTGCCCTGCCCCTGCTGGCCACCTCTTCACCCCAGTACCAGGAGGCAGTGGCTACAGTGATTCAGAGGGCCAACCTGGCCTATGGAGACTTCATCAAGTCCCAGGAAGGTGTGACCTTCAGTGGACAG GTCTGCCTGATTGGAGATTGTGTTGGGGGCATCCTGGCATTCGATGCCTTATGCTACAGTGGCCAGCCAGTGTCGGAGAGTCAAAGCAGCAGTCGCCGGGGCAGTGTGGTCAGCATGCAG GACGCTGACCTGCTGTCCCCGGGCATCCTGGTGAATGCAGCACACTGCtccggtggcggtggcggtggcggtggcggtggcggtggcggagGCTCCAGCCTGGAGAGCAGTCGGCACCTGAGCCGCAGCAACATTGACATCCCCCGCAGCAATGGCACCGAGGACCCCAGAAGGCAGCTGCCCCGCAAAAGGAGCGATTCCTCCACCTATGAGCTGGACACCATCCAGCAGCACCAGGCCTTTCTGTCCAG CCTCCACGCCAGCGTGCTGAGGAACGAGACCAGCTCGCGCCGCTCAAGCAGTTCCACGATGCTGGACGGTGCCGGAGCCCTGGGCAAGTTCGACTTCGAGATCGCCGACCTCTTCCTCTTCGGGTGCCCACTGGGGCTAGTCTTAGCCTTGAGGAAAACGGTCATCCCCTCCCTGGACG TTTTCCAGCTGCGGCCAGCCTGCCAGCAAGTGTACAACCTCTTCCACCCTGCGGACCCTTCAGCCTCCCGCCTAGAACCGCTGCTGGAGCGGCGCTTCCACACCCTGCCACCCTTCAGCATCCCCCGATACCAGCGCTACCCGCTGGGGGACGGCTGCTCCACACTGCTGG cggATGCACTCCAGACCCACAACACAGTCTTCCAAGAGCACGCCGCCCCCTCGTCGCCTGGCACCGCCCCTACCAGCCGTGGTTTCCGCAGAGCCAGTGAGATCAGCATTGCCAGCCAGGTGTCCGGCATGGCCGAGAACTGCACAGCATCCGGCATTGCCCAGA TCGCCGCCAAGTGGTGGGGCCAGAAGCGGATCGACTACGCCCTGTACTGCCCCGATGCCCTCACGGCCTTCCCCACAGTGGCCCTGCCCCACCTCTTCCACGCCAGCTACTGGGAGTCCACCGACGTAGTCTCCTTTCTGCTGAGACAG GTCATGCGTCACGACAGCTCCAGCATCCTGGAGCTGGACGGCAAGGAGGTGTCGGTGTTCACGCCTTCGCAGCCCAGGGAGAAGTGGCAGCGCAAGAGGACCCACGTGAAGCTGCGG aacgTGACAGCCAACCACCGGATCAATGATGCAGTTGCCAATGAGGACGGCCCACAGATCGTGACGGGCCGGTTCATGTACGGGCCCTTGGACATGGTCACCCTGACTGGGGAGAAG GTGGATGTGCACATCATGATGCAGCCACCCTCAGGTGAGTGGCTGTACCTGGACACCCTGGTGACCAACAGCAGTGGGCGGGTCTCCTACACCATTCCAGAGACACACCGCCTGGGGGTGGGCGTCTACCCCGTCAAGATGGTGGTCAG GGGAGACCACACATTTGCCGACAGCTACATCACCGTGCTGCCCAAGGGCACGGAGTTTGTGGTCTTCAGTATCGATGGCTCCTTTGCCGCCAGTGTGTCCATCATGGGCAGTGACCCCAAGGTGCGCGCCGGGGCGGTGGACGTGGTGCG ACACTGGCAGGACCTGGGCTACCTCATCATCTACGTTACTGGCCGGCCCGACATGCAGAAGCAGCGGGTGGTGGCGTGGCTGGCCCAGCACAACTTCCCTCACGGCGTGGTGTCCTTCTGCGATGGCCTGGTGCACGACCCGCTGCGGCACAAGGCGAACTTCCTGAAGCTGCTCATCTCTGAG CTGCACCTGCGCGCGCATGCGGCCTACGGCTCCACGAAGGACGTGGCCGTCTACAGCTCCATCAGCCTGTCTCCCATGCACATCTACATCGTCGGCCGGCCCACCAAGAAGCTGCAGCAGCAATGCCAG tTCATCACGGATGGCTATGCCGCCCACCTGGCCCAGCTCAAGTACAATCATCGGGCACGTCCAGCCCGAAACACGGCCACGCGCATGGCCCTGCGCAAGGGCAGCTTTGGCCTACCTGGCCAGGGAGACTTCCTGCGCTCCCGGAACCACCTGCTCCGCACCATCTCAGCCCAGCCCAGCGGGCCCAGCCATCGGCTCGATCGGACACAGAACCAGATGGACAGTGAGCAGCGGGGCCAGCGCAGCATGAGTGTGGCGGCCAGCTGCTGGGGCCGGGCCATGACAGGCCGGCTGGAACCAGGGGCAGCCGCAGGACCCAAGTAG